From Arachis hypogaea cultivar Tifrunner chromosome 3, arahy.Tifrunner.gnm2.J5K5, whole genome shotgun sequence:
AAATGCGATTCTCTGTTTCTATTTATTCTCCTCATGATGCTTCCAAATGATTGTGGATTGTTCGAGTTCCCAGCTGCGTTGCTCGTGCTTGCCATACCAATACAGTATTATAGAAGACGTAGTGAGTATTAAACTAAACTCATTTAttgctattatatattgttatagatatattGATTCATTTTATACTATCATCCAGTGCTTGACACAGCACACTCAAATTATTTCTCTTCAATCTTTATATATTAAGATATTTaaccaatatattaaaattaaatgagtTATCGATTCTAAAAGATATTTTACACTAAATGTCTTAGTAAAGACAATATATATAAGGTGCACACTATGGTATAGATGTTGTTTTACAGAGATTCTTTTACTATTGGGGATCTAGCGACGCATGTCCCTTCTGGGATAATCTCCTAGATGCAGGCTGAGGCTTACAGACAGCGGCACTTACACCTTCCATTGTGGCTCGGCTTGGCAATTTTTAGGGAAGTAACTCTATTTGTATTTATGGGCTGGCAAGACTTTTTTGAAGGATAGAATCAGTAGTGGATCTGGTCTCGGGATGGGTGGGTGTTGGGGCTGGGTAGGGTTAAGAAATCCATTGATAGTGTTAGGAAAGAAGACTTGGAACAACTGCAATTGAGCTACTAGCACCGGATCTTCAACCTACCTGTGAGAGTGTGAGTAATGGTGAGAGGATTTTGCACCGTCATGACCAACTCGACGGATTACCACAGGAGTGCACTCGATGGTAGTAGACACAGGGGGCTTCTCTGAGCAGAACAGGTAGAGGTGGGCTAGATTGCGTTGAGACGCGGTGAGCAGAAGCTTCTTTGCTGTAACTGCGTCATCCCAAAGTAGCAAAACTATAATCGAGCTCTTGGCTCCGGAGGCTTGGACAAAACTCGCAGTCATTATCTCCTTCTGCTTTGATTTCTCATCGGCTATCCACAATCACTAGTATTCTCTTTATTTCTCATTGCATTACAAATTCACATAAGAAAGTGCACTGTTATCTGTTGCATAAGGCATGATGCTATAATTATGTTTTTCGTGTTTGCGTTGTAAATTAACTACACACCATTTTTGTTGAAATAGATTAGCTATTGGTATAGAATTCTTATACAGAAATTCATTAATACTCTTTCCTAGAACGGGCGTGATGTGAAAGGAAAATTATTGGATATGTGAAAGGAAAATTCATTGTAAATATGCTTCTTGATCTCCCATTGAATTGTTGAACTTTTGCACTTTCAGTTAGAATTTaaaaaacatgcaattcgaaGTATATAAATTGATAGATTTCACATGCCAATCTATCGAGCTAACTAGAACACATCTCAAATTAATTGGACTTTAGAAAAATGCATCTCGCCCCTTTGAACTATATGGTTAGGGCTAAAGTTAAATAAGTAGAAATCCAATGGAGTGAAATGTAATTGATTTATATTAAAGCGTTCCCATTTTCATTGCATTTGGCCGCTTTTTCACACTATTTCTTCCCAATATTCTCAAAAATCCTGAGTGTCTTGTTGCCATTTATCACTTGCAAACATATAATCTGATTAGAAACAACATTGTGCCTATTATATTTTGCTTGTGTGCTAGTTAATAATTcttttcagaaaaaaaatttCCATAACAATATCAACCACCAGTTTGATTTCATGTCAAGATAACATATTCCATGTCCATCTTCTGATTATGTTTTGGCTTCACTGAATAAGAAAAGCTCCACCAATTGTCTTGTATCTTGAATTCCATTCCAATTGTTCTCAATGAAAATTACTATTTTATAATTCATAACATATACGTGTTCTTCTTGTCCTttaaaactccatgattattagATGGCTTTTACTAGTACTAAATATTagtatatagttatttttttgttacaaGGTTCTAAGGGTTTGGCATCTCTTGGCAACCCAAGAACTTGGGTTCCATATGATTGTTTGGTTAATGggtgaaagaaaataagacataGACATTATATTTAAATAGACTTAGACATTTGAATACATataatttttgtttgtttgtttggtaATAATACATAACACAAGACACAAAtcacaattaaattaaaatatgaatatcaTTCTTCTTTTTCCATCATGAATACCATATTACAGTAACACCACATGCACTATCCCCACTTCAATTTGTTACTTTACTTTTAAAGATTGACACAGTCACTATCGATATTTTCAACAACTCAAATATAAAAGTAACATAACCCAGATATagattattatgaaaaaaataggGAAGAGAGGGATGGAGGGAGGAAGAGAGAGAGTTGTTGTCATGGGAGAGAAGCAAAAGACAGCCTCTTGGAGAGAGTGAAGGAGAAAAAGGGAACGGTTAGGGGAAGGAGGGTAGATTTGGAGAATTGATAAattattaaaggtaaaaatagataaaaaatttgtgttcaacataaaaaatttgtgtttgaacAACCTGAAGAGACAAAATATGTGTATATTGTGTGCAACTATGTACCAccatttctttcaaaaaattgtGTTCTCCAACAACATTGTAGATGTGTGCCAAGTGGGAGCCTCATGCATTGGCTGTTCGTAAAAGTTACACCTCAAGGACctcttatttttttgtgtttcttcaccgtaattatttttaaaattttcttgatTTGTACTTCTCAGTTAGTTAACGATATTCTTTTCTTTAAAGTAAATTGGTTGCTGGAAgttacaatttttattattaagcgCAAGCTGTTAAAACTGAATTTAACAATACTCAGCTTTTGCATTCCGTAGCTTCTTACTTCTCTAGGTTATAATGTTAGTTGTTATTCATTCATTGATGATATGTTTGCATTTGTATGCAGATTCAACTTTGTGATATTTGTTGTGATGTCAGTTTTTTTGAGAGATTCAGTTGTGTGGAATTAACTTCGATTGACATGGATATTGATGGCTATGACTCATATTATTAAATTGGAGTTCGTGAAAACCATTTCCTCGTATCTTAAGACTATATTTTTAATCTAGAATTCTAAATGGTATGATCAGAAGGCTAGTGGCATTTGATATCCCATTCATTAGTGCATATTTAATGTTTTCTCTATGTTTTCACTGTTTCTATTAATGCTAATTTTATTTATAAGTTCATGATTGCTACTCAGCTTTGTTTATTTCCTTTTATATATGTTGGTTTTATAGTTTCAAGCCAAATGGATTTCGACCTTTACTCAAGCGATAATGATGAAGAGTCATCTGAGATGTCGTTGGGTGTATGTGGTTCTTCAGGGTcctctgatgatgatgatagtaCTAGCTTATTTGGCATGGGAACCAGTCACTCGGAATCGAACAAAGAATCGCATCGTTCACAGGGGGTGTTCACGGCAATGTTCCTGTCTTAGTTACCACTGAGGACTTCTTACGTACAGTTTTCACTTCTGAGGAGGAGGCTTACAATGCTTACAAGGGGTTTGCCTGGACAAGGGGTTTTGGTGTTTGCAAGGGGGATGTGGGACGGGTTGATGGTGTTTTGGTGAGGCGGGACATCTTCTGTCATCGTCAGGGCACGAGGAGTGACAAGCATTATGATCGGCCAGAACGAGTAAGGGAGGAGCGGCTAGAGAGTCGCACGAActgcaaagcaaaattaaaaatatactatGATGTCCATGATAATGTGTGGAGAGTGCGAAAGATTATTGATGAACACAACCACAACATGGCCCCGACCGCAGTTTGCAACCTGTTGCCAAGTCACCGAAAAATGAGCGACGGGGATAAGGCTCAAGTGAATAGCATGAAGCAATTCAAAATCCCTACCCCGAAGATAATGGCTTACATGGCAGGCCAATCGGGTGGCTACAACATGCTTCGATTTACAAAAAGGGATTTGTACAACTATGTTCACAGTTAACGGCGAGCACGAATCTTGGATGGGGATGCAGCTGCAATTATAAGCTACTTGGAGGGGAAGGCAAATGCGGACCTGATGTCAGTCGCTAGATACACAACGACTATAGATAATTGGTTGGGTAACTTATATTGGGTGGATGGTATCATGAAATCCGATTATGAGTTGTTTGGTGATGTCCTTGCATTTGACGCGACGTACCGTGGGAATAAGTACAATAAACCTCTAGTGGTTTTCTTTGGAACAAATCATCATAGGCAAACTTGCATCTTTGGATTTGCCTTGCTTTAGGATGAGGAGGTCCGCACTTACAGATGGGTTCTGCTAAACCTTTTGGATGTTATGGGTCAAAGAACACCGAACCTTGTTGTGACGGATGGGAAAAAGGCAATGCGCGCTGCCATTGCGGAGGTGATGCCTTCAGCCATGCACAGACTATGTGCATGGCATCTGGAGAAAAATTGTGTCCAACGGGTAAAGGAAGCTAAATTTTGGAAAGTATTCAAGAAGGTTATCTATGCAAACTTTGATTTTGACGAGTTTGAGAGATATTGGAGGACCTCAATCGTGTCTCTCAGTCTAGGCCAAAATACATGGGTGCAATCGACATATGACATTAAAGAGAGTTAGGCAACGGCCTATCTGAGGGGGACCTTTTGTGCCGGATATAGGACGACGTCAAGATGTGAAGGAATCAATTCTTTCATTAAAGTGTTCCTAAAGTCAACGGATAGCATTCTTGAACTTGTTCACAGCTTGGATAGGGTCGTGAAAGATTATCAGAACAATGAGGTTACTGCACAATTTTACTCCATTTATTACACACCCGTGTTAAATACTGGATTAGATGCAATAGAGTTGTCTACGTCGAAGCTGTATACAAGAGCTGTTTTTAGGGAGGTTAAAAAGCAAATCAAGGGTGTCGCAACACTATTGTTTCAGGGAAGGGAGAGCATCAGCATGACCATCGTGTATAGCTTTAGTAAAATGGGTAGACCAGATCGTGTATTCAAGGTTTTGTATGATCCGAATGACCGTAAGATTGAGTGTGAGTGTAAGATGTCGGATAGTTATGTTATACCGTGTTCCCATATATTTTGTGTCATGAAGTACGAGGGTATGGAGGAAATTCCTGAAACACTTGTCCTTAGGCGCTGGTGTAAGATTGCAAAAGATTGTACAACGTTGAAAATGGAGAATGATTCAAGGGAACAGGCAAGACTGCTTCGATATAATGCACTATACTCAACTTTATCCCATGTTGTTACACTTGGTTGCAAAGAGGTTGAAGATTTTGCGCTTGCACAGGATGCTATATCAAACCTGGTTGATATATTGCAACAGCGCTGTGTGAAAAAGGATGGTAACAAGGTTTTGCCCAACAACTGTGCGGTCAAAGACCCTACGATGGCAGCTACAAAGGGTGCACCAAAGCGAGAAAAAACCAATTTATGTGCCTCAGAGGAGGAGCCTAAACCAAAGAGGCATTGTTGCACTAAGTGTGGGGTCCCCGGACATACAAGAAGATTATGTGCAAGCCACGATGCGAAGGCTATACCAACGGGATCAAAAGCACCATCATCAGCTTTCGCTGAGTCTTCATTCGCCAATGTAAAATCCACAAAATAAACCACGTCATTACGCAGGGAGGGCCACTTCGAAGAGGTGACTACTACAACTATATCTTTTATTGCTTTCAAAAACTGTATTAGATGTGTTCTTACGAGTAGAGAAAAATTCAGATGTAGGTTGcattacattattttttttaaaatgttgttAGGAATGATTCAGCATTCATTGTTTGTGGTTTTGGGTAATCGTGTTTTGGTTTTCAGGAACCGAAGGTCACATCTAGCGTAGCCAACAAGGTGCATCATTAGCCATGACCCCCTACTCAATCGAGCGTGTCACGGTTCGCACCTTCCGGAGGTGGAGGCAATATATTCTTGGGCGGGTAACGCATAGACCATTTTTATGCAACACCTTCCTGTGGACCAATGTCATCCGTCCCGTGCCATTCTCCTTCTTTCGTTCCAAGTGTGATTCATAGCGgactaataaaccactattttatggtttatcttgtgctcaattgagtggattttatcaactctttacccacttattcatactatttgcatagttttacatttgccttcctaattatgtgctttgattgaaaacatgcttctttggccttaagttccctatatttaatcctctcttattaccattagatgccttgatatgtgtgttaagtaatttcagagattacagggcaggaatggcttagaggatagaaaggaagcatgcaaaagtggaaggtatacaagaagttggagaaattgctaagctgtccagtctgacctcttcgcactcaaacggctataactttagctacaaaggtccaaacgatgcggttccagttgcgttggaaagctaacatccggggcttcgatttaatatataatatgccatagttgctctgacgataggcgacgcaaacgcgtcatctacgcggccgcatcgcagtggtgaaaatcagcgtgtttgaattcgcaaccagcgaattctgggctgtttctgacctagttctcgacccagaaaacacagattagaggctataaagtgggggaatgcatccattcatgaacaTGATTTGATAATTcactttttaggatttagatgtagtttttagagagagaggctctctcctctctctctcttaggatttaggattaggatttttagaaattaggaatatttcatcttcatctcaggttcaatgttctttttatttattttctcttttatttttatttactctgatgctttcatttgtatctgaattgtgttgcccaattggcttatgaactttccacgttaggattgattttcttatttaata
This genomic window contains:
- the LOC112776551 gene encoding protein FAR1-RELATED SEQUENCE 5-like is translated as MDFDLYSSDNDEESSEMSLGVCGSSGSSDDDDSTSLFGMGTIFTSEEEAYNAYKGFAWTRGFGVCKGDVGRVDGVLVRRDIFCHRQGTRSDKHYDRPERVREERLESRTNCKAKLKIYYDVHDNVWRVRKIIDEHNHNMAPTAVCNLLPSHRKMSDGDKAQVNSMKQFKIPTPKIMAYMAGQSGGYNMLRFTKRDLYNYDEEVRTYRWVLLNLLDVMGQRTPNLVVTDGKKAMRAAIAEVMPSAMHRLCAWHLEKNCVQRVKEAKFWKVFKKVIYANFDFDDLDRVVKDYQNNEVTAQFYSIYYTPVLNTGLDAIELSTSKLYTRAVFREVKKQIKGVATLLFQGRESISMTIVYSFSKMGRPDRVFKVLYDPNDRKIECECKMSDSYVIPCSHIFCVMKYEGMEEIPETLVLRRWCKIAKDCTTLKMENDSREQARLLRYNALYSTLSHVVTLGCKEVEDFALAQDAISNLVDILQQRCVKKDGNKVLPNNCAVKDPTMAATKGAPKREKTNLCASEEEPKPKRHCCTKCGVPGHTRRLCASHDAKAIPTGSKAPSSAFAESSFANEPKVTSSVANKVHH